The following proteins come from a genomic window of Oncorhynchus masou masou isolate Uvic2021 chromosome 25, UVic_Omas_1.1, whole genome shotgun sequence:
- the LOC135514158 gene encoding apical junction component 1 homolog gives MTRTDPPDILVSTLYRDIKLNPITGHSQQCDSQMIDKLERHTETINKRHCRSFDFLESLDDPQSFSASMEYPYKRTEHQGVHKEVTWNGLDHPGHLRFSSPDLFNTRLPPPQHADPDKSSTSQATRSDSKKRSRSKSAPRVKTTFTPVPISVSPPANKRGRDVSQAVPDPIRTSEPHRDSYSSNRAFLNEVHPIKLQPRSPLYVSDCFSEVSKQDQPAITPHVRCRVDIKPDAAVLQHTARRSQNMRTEHPWQRYSYSSQSRGLSVPRQVRTPTPSECYSGDYRQAYQYTTCMTPSYIQPVDMRRVPSPIMPREYLSREQRTLSNPNIPTKFFYTEDPTRYPVHPSARAYYQDDNSSLTSQGSTLNSQYVHDPRTRWVHTLPGRPYYTEQHISSRDLGQAVYTRPYSTSEAGPYFAQTPQARAYYGEDPRAYPCQSNGSKVFYSKPYNPPVGQYIPYKAYHTEGRQQPQMSQAYADDWYRSSISGYSNQSSQLTPQRVRQEPVMSPWFANSYVEPNRLVAEVRNHSKSWDNILYPPHDREQAVPRGRSYENLFYQGRHPLFPSDTSQPVILNLSSSPRRYAARSISEKSLEKGPNNPPRNTKAGLWFATPEITITDNDIRARNHKQRDVRSASWDTLDCEKAPTQNVLHHQEQPSESAELTKDRKHNNYSLQQSLEQLDELLADLVIDYKPPTNRKPSQDLLNQIKQLISEDDKKGKIKHSGLESLGGLESIGPLNTPPSSTKTSPDTIKDPDSGCDGLQSLQRSPEEISPDHSTDDNDTMMCANRKCKRTETLFNACLYFKSCHSCYTFYCSRNCRRDDWDSHKENCLYGRISSVCRHMLKYCRENSEIHKVFSRISKAGYLSRGRGILFLGFANPGTADNFLKVGLESLVMSPTYLSLRELDSFKDNLGDYCKDLQQAGNEYDPNECFLLNVSIAVGELVPNRPSPRVQTPTVRKYAKISLASSSPDKNVFKKESDMETLILTPPPGTPDIDKEGKEGMKAREICFINIQRALRTRGVFLRHEYPKIYNQLCEFVESNKRFTPTTIYPIDKRTGKQFMCMIMAASEPRTLDWVGTPHLLDDII, from the coding sequence ATGACACGCACAGATCCCCCAGATATACTGGTATCCACTCTGTATCGGGACATCAaattaaaccccatcactgggcacTCTCAACAATGTGACTCGCAAATGATTGACAAACTGGAGCGACATACGGAGACCATCAACAAAAGACACTGCCGTAGCTTTGACTTCCTTGAGTCATTGGACGACCCACAGTCCTTTTCCGCCTCAATGGAATACCCTTACAAGAGGACCGAGCATCAGGGGGTGCATAAAGAGGTGACCTGGAATGGCCTGGATCATCCAGGACACCTCCGTTTCTCCTCCCCTGATCTGTTTAACACTagactaccaccaccacaacatgctGACCCAGACAAATCCAGTACCAGTCAGGCCACGAGGTCAGATTCAAAGAAGAGGTCTAGATCTAAAAGTGCCCCCAGAGTCAAGACCACCTTTACCCCGGTGCCCATTTCAGTCTCCCCACCAGCAAACAAGAGGGGACGAGATGTCTCACAGGCTGTACCAGACCCGATAAGGACATCTGAACCACACCGGGACTCTTACTCCTCTAACCGGGCTTTTTTGAACGAGGTACACCCTATAAAACTGCAACCACGCTCTCCCCTCTATGTCTCGGACTGTTTCTCCGAGGTGAGCAAACAGGATCAGCCTGCCATCACTCCTCATGTCAGGTGTCGTGTTGATATCAAGCCAGATGCGGCAGTCCTGCAGCACACAGCCCGGAGGTCTCAGAACATGAGGACTGAACATCCCTGGCAGAGATATTCCTACTCCAGTCAGAGTAGAGGTCTGTCTGTGCCACGGCAGGTACGGACACCCACGCCAAGCGAATGTTACAGTGGTGATTATAGACAAGCATATCAGTACACTACCTGCATGACCCCCAGCTACATTCAGCCAGTAGACATGCGAAGGGTGCCCTCCCCTATAATGCCAAGGGAATACTTGTCAAGGGAGCAGAGGACTCTCTCAAACCCCAATATACCAACTAAATTCTTCTACACTGAGGATCCGACTAGATATCCTGTCCATCCGTCTGCTAGAGCGTACTATCAGGATGATAATTCCAGCCTCACCAGCCAAGGCAGTACTCTTAATAGTCAGTATGTGCATGATCCAAGGACTCGCTGGGTTCACACTCTCCCAGGCCGACCATATTACACAGAGCAACACATATCCAGCAGAGACCTTGGGCAGGCTGTCTATACCAGACCTTACTCCACAAGCGAAGCAGGGCCATACTTTGCTCAAACACCACAGGCAAGAGCATACTATGGGGAAGATCCCAGAGCATATCCTTGTCAGTCAAATGGCTCCAAGGTGTTCTACAGCAAGCCGTACAACCCCCCAGTAGGACAGTATATTCCATACAAGGCGTATCACACGGAGGGCCGTCAACAACCACAAATGTCCCAGGCTTATGCAGATGACTGGTATCGTTCAAGTATATCTGGATACTCGAACCAGTCCTCTCAGCTGACACCACAGAGAGTAAGACAAGAGCCAGTAATGTCCCCCTGGTTTGCAAACAGTTATGTGGAGCCAAACAGACTGGTAGCAGAAGTCAGAAACCATTCCAAATCCTGGGACAATATTCTTTATCCTCCTCATGACAGGGAGCAAGCAGTACCCCGTGGACGCAGCTATGAGAATCTGTTTTACCAGGGGAGACATCCTCTGTTTCCTAGTGATACATCACAGCCAGTTATACTCAATCTATCTAGTTCACCAAGGCGCTATGCTGCCCGGTCCATCTCTGAAAAGTCCTTAGAGAAAGGACCAAACAATCCTCCAAGGAACACTAAGGCTGGGCTATGGTTTGCAACTCCTGAGATCACGATAACCGACAATGACATACGTGCACGCAACCACAAACAGCGAGATGTGCGTTCAGCCAGCTGGGATACACTGGATTGTGAAAAGGCACCGACTCAaaatgttcttcatcatcaagaGCAGCCATCTGAGTCAGCAGAACTGACCAAAGACAGAAAACACAACAATTATTCCCTGCAGCAGAGCCTAGAGCAACTGGACGAGCTGCTAGCTGATCTTGTCATTGATTACAAACCACCGACCAACAGGAAGCCTAGTCAGGATCTATTGAACCAAATAAAACAGTTGATTAGTGAGGATGATAAAAAAGGAAAGATAAAACATTCGGGCCTAGAGAGTCTAGGAGGCCTAGAGAGTATAGGACCTCTCAACACACCACCCTCCTCCACTAAAACCAGCCCTGACACTATCAAAGACCCAGACAGTGGGTGTGATGGCTTACAGAGCTTACAGAGGAGTCCAGAGGAGATCTCCCCAGACCATAGCACAGACGACAATGACACCATGAtgtgtgccaacaggaagtgcaaGCGGACAGAGACCCTGTTCAATGCCTGTCTTTACTTCAAATCCTGTCATAGTTGCTACACCTTCTACTGCTCCCGGAACTGCCGTCGGGATGACTGGGACAGCCATAAAGAGAACTGTCTGTATGGACGTATCAGCAGTGTGTGCAGACACATGCTGAAGTACTGCAGAGAGAACTCTGAGATCCATAAAGTCTTCTCTCGCATTTCCAAAGCTGGCTACCTTTCCAGAGGGCGAGGCATTCTTTTCCTGGGCTTTGCTAACCCAGGGACTGCTGACAACTTCCTGAAGGTCGGGCTTGAGAGCCTCGTCATGTCCCCCACATATCTGTCTCTCAGAGAGCTGGACAGCTTCAAAGACAACCTGGGGGATTACTGCAAGGACCTGCAGCAGGCTGGCAATGAGTATGACCCCAATGAATGTTTCCTCTTGAATGTATCCATCGCTGTTGGTGAACTAGTGCCTAACAGACCCTCACCAAGAGTCCAAACACCAACAGTCCGAAAATATGCAAAGATTTCGTTGGCCTCCTCCAGCCCAGATAAAAATGTcttcaagaaggagagtgacatGGAGACACTCATTCTGACCCCGCCTCCAGGCACACCTGATATTGACAAAGAGGGAAAGGAGGGTATGAAAGCCAGAGAGATCTGCTTTATCAATATCCAACGTGCGCTCAGGACCAGGGGAGTCTTCCTGCGTCATGAGTATCCCAAAATATACAATCAACTCTGTGAGTTTGTGGAGAGCAACAAGAGATTCACACCCACTACCATTTACCCCATAGATAAGAGAACAGGGAAGCAGTTCATGTGTATGATCATGGCTGCTTCTGAGCCCAGAACGCTAGACTGGGTAGGCACCCCCCATCTCCTGGATGATATTATATAG